A stretch of Bradyrhizobium diazoefficiens DNA encodes these proteins:
- a CDS encoding Crp/Fnr family transcriptional regulator — translation MSKQAEFAVILKMNAMFADLGADELQRLSNLCHTQHLANGEVLFQKGDPGDALFGVRRGQVRIETGASDGSRLTLNFMGSGDLFGEVAVLDGQSRTADATAGEASELFVLRREDFLAFLEREPRVAIKIIALLCQRIRWQSERMEESMLQPLPVRLARRLCALAADFGSEVHISQEQLGVFVGAARESVNRQLQAWRKEAILDLQRGRILLKNMTKLTTIARNE, via the coding sequence ATGAGCAAGCAGGCCGAATTTGCGGTCATTCTGAAAATGAATGCCATGTTCGCCGATCTCGGTGCGGACGAACTCCAGCGGCTGTCAAACCTCTGCCACACCCAGCATCTGGCGAACGGCGAGGTGCTGTTCCAGAAGGGTGACCCTGGCGACGCGCTGTTCGGCGTGCGCCGCGGCCAGGTCCGGATCGAGACCGGCGCCTCCGACGGCAGCCGGTTGACGCTGAATTTCATGGGATCGGGCGATCTGTTCGGCGAGGTCGCGGTGCTGGACGGTCAGAGTCGCACCGCGGATGCGACCGCCGGCGAGGCCAGCGAATTATTCGTGCTGCGGCGCGAAGACTTCCTCGCCTTCCTCGAGCGCGAGCCCAGGGTGGCGATCAAGATCATTGCACTCTTGTGCCAGCGCATCCGCTGGCAAAGCGAGCGCATGGAAGAATCCATGCTGCAACCTTTGCCGGTGCGGCTGGCGCGGCGGCTCTGCGCGCTCGCCGCCGATTTTGGCTCCGAGGTGCACATCTCCCAGGAGCAGCTCGGTGTCTTCGTCGGCGCCGCGCGCGAGAGCGTCAACCGGCAGCTTCAGGCCTGGCGGAAGGAGGCGATCCTGGACCTCCAGCGCGGGCGCATCCTCCTTAAGAACATGACAAAATTGACGACAATTGCCCGGAACGAATAG